ATGTTTTTCATATTGTTCCTTACTCCCTTTTAAAATAAGATAAGTATCCTCAAAACTTGGTTCTTTAAGCTCTATGCTATGAAATCTTCTCATTAAAGCTTTATCTCTCAAAAAGAATTTTTGGTATTCATATTTGGTAGTAGCACCAATTAATTTTACTTTACCTAAAGTTAATATAGGCTTTAACAAATTTGAAACATCTATGTTACTAAAAGACGTAGCCCCAGCTCCAACTATCATATGAATTTCGTCGATAAAAAGAATTACTTTTTTTTTTAAATATAAAAAATCTAAAAGTTTATTTACTCTATCTTCAAGATCTCCTCTATACCGAGTTCCAGATATAAGTCTCCCAATATCAAGAGAATAAACCTCATAACCTACCAATTCCTGAGGCACTTGGCCTACCTTTATCATATAAGCAAGTCCTTGCAATAATATTGTCTTCCCAACTCCAGGCTCTCCAAATACAATTGGATTACTCTTATATTTACGAAGCATCACTTGAGTCAACTCGCACAACTCTTCCTCGCGGCCAATCAAGGGGTTTTTATCTAAGCTTGGCTCTAAACTATCAATAACATTAACTAAAAAATCTTCAACCAAATTATCATTATCAGACAAATCATCACTTTGCTCTAACTTTAAATAATCTTCTTCAAAAATACTCAAACCCCCATCCTTATCTATCTCTTTACCGAAAAGATCATTTGCAATAAATTTTTCATTTTCACTAGAGTTTAAATCTAAGTCTGAACCTAAGTAATCATAAACTTCAATTATCTTGTCAAAGATAGTCAAACTAAAACCTGATTTTAATAAAGCATCTAAAATTATATTTTTTCTTTTCCTAATTAATACCCATAACAAGTCTTTCTCTTGCAACCTATAAGGCTTCTTATAATAAAAAATTGTATCGACTATCTCTTGATATAAATCATTCATCTTAAAAAGATAATCTGAAATATCAGAATCTCTTAAAGGAAGCTTTTTAAAGAACTTTTCCAAAATTTTATTAAAACTATAAAAATCAAGTGTACATAAACTAAGCAACTCTTTAATTTTTTCATCGCTAATTAAACTGTAAAAAATATGCTCTTCAGTAAAAACAAGATGCTTACGTTTCATAAAAAACAGAAATGATTTAAAAAATAAATTATTTAAAGCTCTTCTGTTATACATGAAACACCAACTACAAAATAACCCTCAAAATCCTCTTTTTGCCAATTTTAAGTTCAATTTCACCATTGATAAAATTATCCTTATTAAGACAATAATCTTGATCCCCTATTCTCACCTTATCTATATAAACTCCACCAGAATTAATAAGCCGCCTAGCCTCTGACTTACTAGATACAACTTTAGAGAGAACCATTAGGTCAATTAATAAAATACTTCCTTCTAAACTATCTAATGCCAATTTAAAGAAAGGAATATCTGCTCTATCCCCTTCACTTCCTTTAAATGCTGCTCGAGCTGCTGAGGATGCCTTTAAAGCTGCATCTTCTCCATGAACAATTTTTGTTATTTCAAACGCCAAGGTTTCTTTTGCCTTATTTAACAAATACCCTTTAACACTTGACATATGTTCGATTTCATCATCGCCCAAAAAAGTAAATAAATACAAAAAATTCTTAACATCCAAGTCTGGAACATTCCTAAAATATTGATAAAAATCATAAACACTGTAAAGCTCTGCATCGAGATAAACTGCTCCCTTTTCTGATTTGCCCATCTTTTTACCATCACTTCTTGTAATAAGCGGCAATGTAAGTCCAAAAACTTCTGTTCCCAACTTTTTCTTAATTAAATCAACACCTGAGACAATATTTCCCCATTGATCATCGCCCCCAATCTGAAGCTTACAGTTCTTAATTTTGTTTAACATATAAAAATCATATGACTGCAAAAGTTGATAATTAAATTCAATAAACGAAAGACCATCCTTAATTCTTCTCTTATAAGTTTCAAAACCCAACATACGATTAACAGAAAAGCAAACCCCAATATCTCTTAAAAACTCAATATAATTAATATTATCAAGCCATGCTGAATTATCTAGGATATACCCGTGACTAAAATCTATTATTCTAAGCAATTGTGCTCTTATTGCCTTAACATTTTTTTCTATATCCTCTTTTGACAAAATTTTTCGCATTGCATCCTTACCTGAAGGATCTCCTATCTTTGTAGTTCCACCACCAACCAAAGCAATCGGAATATGACCTTGCCTTTGAAGGTGTGCCATTACCATAAAAGGAATCAAATGTCCAATATGCAATGAAGTAGAAGTAGCATCAACACCAACATAAAAAACTACTCTCTCCTTATCCATTAATGTACTTAAAGCTTCCAAATTTGTACACTGTTTTAAGAATCCTCTTTTTTCCAAAATCTCTAAGGCAAGATTCATCTATTTGCAACTCCCTTATAATTTAGAATTTCAGTTCTAATATATGAATATAAATCATCAATAGGAATCCTTATTTGAGCCATACTATCTCTATCCCTTAAAGTAACCGTTCTATTTTCAATAGTATCATAATCTACTGTTACACAATAAGGTGTACCAATCTCATCTTGACGCCTGTAACGTTTGCCTATTGTACCATTGTCATCATAAAACATGTAAAAATCATCGCTAAACTGCATAAACACCTTTCTGGCAAGCTCAGGAAGCCCATCTTTTTTTACAAGAGGAAGTATTGCAACCTTATAAGGAGCAAGTTTAGGATGCAAACGCAGAACTATTCGTTTACCTTCTCCCTCAAGTTCCTCATGAGCATAAGCATCACAAAGAGTCATTAAAACGCTCCTTGTAAGTCCAAGAGACGTCTCAATAACATAAGGAATATATTTATCACCGCTTGTTAAATCATGATATTCAAACAATTTAGGCTTACCACAAAACTTTGCATGCTGAGACAAGTCGTAATTACCTCTATTATGAATTCCTTCAATTTCTTGAAAACCAAATGGAAATTTATACTCAATATCAACTGCTGCTTTAGCATAATGAGCAAGTTCATCCCCTTTATGTTCTTTAAACCTAAGATTATCAGATCTTATTCCAAGAGTTTCAATAAAAAAATTCATTCTCTTTTGCTGCCAATAATAATACCAATCACTCATCTGATTAGGATGTACAAAAAATTGCATTTCCATCTGTTCAAATTCACAAGTCCTAAATATAAAATTCTTAGCTACTATCTCATTCCTAAAGGCCTTACCAACCTGAGCTATGCCAAAAGGAACTTTGAGTCTTGTAGAATCTAACACATTGCGAAAGTTAACAAAAATACCCTGAGCAGTTTCCGGCCTTAAATAAATTTCATTAGAACTATCCTCAACAGCTCCAATATTAGTCTTAAACATTAAGTTAAAACTTCTTGGGGCTGTAAACGTACCTATAGAATTACAACTAGAACAACCATTAGACAAATCAATAGAATCTATTCTAAATCTATTCTTACAATTTTTACAATCCACTAATAAATCTAAAAAACTATCAACATGTCCTGATGCTTCCCAAACCTCAGGTCTCATTAAAATCGAACTATCTAATCCTACCACATTTTCATGTAAGTAAACCATGGTGTTCCACCATTCTTTTTGTATGTTTTTCTTAAGC
This portion of the Borrelia turicatae 91E135 genome encodes:
- a CDS encoding glycine--tRNA ligase; protein product: MIKIEDIISLAKRKGFVFQSSEIYGGLSGVWDYGPLGIELKKNIQKEWWNTMVYLHENVVGLDSSILMRPEVWEASGHVDSFLDLLVDCKNCKNRFRIDSIDLSNGCSSCNSIGTFTAPRSFNLMFKTNIGAVEDSSNEIYLRPETAQGIFVNFRNVLDSTRLKVPFGIAQVGKAFRNEIVAKNFIFRTCEFEQMEMQFFVHPNQMSDWYYYWQQKRMNFFIETLGIRSDNLRFKEHKGDELAHYAKAAVDIEYKFPFGFQEIEGIHNRGNYDLSQHAKFCGKPKLFEYHDLTSGDKYIPYVIETSLGLTRSVLMTLCDAYAHEELEGEGKRIVLRLHPKLAPYKVAILPLVKKDGLPELARKVFMQFSDDFYMFYDDNGTIGKRYRRQDEIGTPYCVTVDYDTIENRTVTLRDRDSMAQIRIPIDDLYSYIRTEILNYKGVANR
- the tyrS gene encoding tyrosine--tRNA ligase — encoded protein: MNLALEILEKRGFLKQCTNLEALSTLMDKERVVFYVGVDATSTSLHIGHLIPFMVMAHLQRQGHIPIALVGGGTTKIGDPSGKDAMRKILSKEDIEKNVKAIRAQLLRIIDFSHGYILDNSAWLDNINYIEFLRDIGVCFSVNRMLGFETYKRRIKDGLSFIEFNYQLLQSYDFYMLNKIKNCKLQIGGDDQWGNIVSGVDLIKKKLGTEVFGLTLPLITRSDGKKMGKSEKGAVYLDAELYSVYDFYQYFRNVPDLDVKNFLYLFTFLGDDEIEHMSSVKGYLLNKAKETLAFEITKIVHGEDAALKASSAARAAFKGSEGDRADIPFFKLALDSLEGSILLIDLMVLSKVVSSKSEARRLINSGGVYIDKVRIGDQDYCLNKDNFINGEIELKIGKKRILRVIL
- a CDS encoding AAA family ATPase, with amino-acid sequence MYNRRALNNLFFKSFLFFMKRKHLVFTEEHIFYSLISDEKIKELLSLCTLDFYSFNKILEKFFKKLPLRDSDISDYLFKMNDLYQEIVDTIFYYKKPYRLQEKDLLWVLIRKRKNIILDALLKSGFSLTIFDKIIEVYDYLGSDLDLNSSENEKFIANDLFGKEIDKDGGLSIFEEDYLKLEQSDDLSDNDNLVEDFLVNVIDSLEPSLDKNPLIGREEELCELTQVMLRKYKSNPIVFGEPGVGKTILLQGLAYMIKVGQVPQELVGYEVYSLDIGRLISGTRYRGDLEDRVNKLLDFLYLKKKVILFIDEIHMIVGAGATSFSNIDVSNLLKPILTLGKVKLIGATTKYEYQKFFLRDKALMRRFHSIELKEPSFEDTYLILKGSKEQYEKHHNVGYTDEAIWASITMSKYIKDRFLPDKAFDLLDGLGAKFKLEGNKKVITGDDVKIFVKSMIGTNVFNFDDYDQNLLINLERKIRESMIIDENILSDLILNIKLLRIKFLLKNNTLGIFILMGSSDVDKNKLSCILSEELKIPKLTLGMSEYGDFDGINRLIGPVYGSESYDEPTKFFKFLSESSSSIIVLSDFDKSSKRVIDFFFEGFNTGRLFDSLGRSVSLSDSIIILDIDIKHREFDGIGFKTETIDGRSLLEKRFSTQLLDLVDHIFFFKPVGEDDFEKVIIEEMNSFIKILKNEKVDVFFEENIVDYFQNKTYRSGLGIKSVRKIVLKEIGGLLVNDMISKKFKENDKIRVFLDETIKYELL